The sequence below is a genomic window from Sphingobacterium sp. ML3W.
TTGTGATGAAGAAGAGTCGGATGGAGGGTTTTAATGGTAATTTTTCTGCTACTGCTGGATTAGCCGAGAAGTTTAGAGGTAATACAGCATTGTCCCTTAATTACAAAAAAAATAACACCACTTATTTTGGGTCTTACTCGTATAGTGATGAACGATATATAAACCGAATTAATTTAGAGCGTATTATCGCAAACAATGGTGTGGAGACCGCATTTGATCAGAAATCAAATCTACATATCAAAGATCGGACACACGCATATAAAGTAGGAGTGGAACAGCGGACATCTGAGCGTAATGTGATGTCTTTGCAGTTTAATGGGAGTAATAATGTAGAGCTTAACGATAATGATAGTAAATCTTTTATCGGACCAAATCTGACTACGCTAGATTCTACATTGACCTCAATGTCTCAATTCAGGGAAGGATTTAATCGCTATTCTTTTAATTTTAATAATGAGTTTAAGATCGATTCGACCGGTAAAAAATTGGTCTTGGATTTGGATTGGAGTAAATTTAGAAATAGCAAAAAAGCAGATTATGACAATAGATTGTTTGATCTGAATAACGAATTAATAAGAGATCCAGAATTATTACGAAGTCAAATGCCAATTGGTATTGACATTTATGTCGCTAAGCTCGATTATAATCAACCGCTAAGCAAGACCTCTAACCTTGAAACAGGGGTGAAGTATTCAAATGTAAAGTCGGATAATAACCTCTTATTTGAGGAACAGCTGGATGGCGCTTGGACTGATATTGTCAATCGATCGAATCACTTTGTTTATACCGAGCAAATTACTGCAGGTTACATTGATTATGATAATCAAATCGGTAAATGGGGTATTAAGGCTGGTTTAAGAGGGGAATATACGCTATCCGATGGACACTCGATCACAGAGAATAAACAAGTAAAAAGAGATTATTTTGATTTGTTTCCATCTGCAAATTTGAGTTATGATGCACATGAAAATCATATTTTCTCTTTAGGGTATTCGAGAAAAATCACAAGACCCAACTACCGCCAGCTTAACCCTTTTGATTATTTTATTGATAAATATACTTCAGAGCGTGGAAATCCGTACCTAAATCCGCAGTATGCAAACGAATTGAACTTGAATTATACCCTATATAAGAAGTATACAGTCACGTTGGGCTATAATGCACAGACTGATGCGATCGTTGAAAGTATGGGGCAGGATTCGGTTAAAAACACAACATGGGTGACACGTGAAAACCTTGGGAAAAGCAATTCAGCATTTGTGAATCTGAGCCTGCCAGTTCAAGTGGCGAAGTTCTGGTCTTCTTATAATAATATCACGGCTGTTTATATGAATTTTGATGGGGCAATAGCAGGGTCGGTCGTTAATAACACAAGTGTTCTGTTCCAAGTAAACTCGATGAGTTCTTTTAAACTGTCGCCGTCGGTTTCTGCAGAGATGAATCTTCGTTATTTCTCTCCGTTTACCTATAATATATATAAATTGGAAAGTCGCTGGGACGCACAAATTGGTATTACCAAAAACTTTAAAGATAAAAGAAGTTCGCTTAAACTTGCTGTTTCTGATATTTTCAATACCAGTAACCAGAATCTGTCGACGAATTTCTCATCGTTTAATACGAAGATTAGACAACATCAAGATCGTAGGGTTGCACGTTTGACCTATACCTATAAATTTGGGAATTTGAAAAATGTAGTTAAGAAAAAGAGTACAGATAATGAAGAAAAGCAACGTGCACAATAAAAATTAGCAGTTTCAATGTTTATTTAATATGTAGGCCGTAAGTATGAAAGTACTTGCGGTTTTTTTTATTCATGCTGTTTACGCTTTAATATGCAGAAGATAAATGGTATTTGTAACTTATGGTTTGTAGAGAGTCATCCTATGGGAAAGGAGTAACATGTGGCAATAGCTAAACAACTTTAAACAAAAAAAGGGGCAAAGCCCCTTTTTTTGTTTAAAAGATGTATTTGGTACTTAAGAAATTGGAGCTATTGCTACTTACAATTTCGTTCAGTATTTTTTTGTTTTCATCCGTGAATTTCGCTGCGACAAGTGAACGAATCGAGAATGCACGTAATGCATCAACAACCGATAAAGTGCCTTCGGCACTATCTTTACGGCCAGTAAACGGGAAGTTGTCTGGTCCTCTTTGGCATTGACAATTAATATTTACACGACTTACTTGGTTCACTAGTGGATCGATTAAAGATGATATCACAGCTGCATTGTTGCTGAAAATACTTACTTGCTGACCATGAGATGATTCAATCAGATATTCAATTGGTTCCTCCAAGTCATCAAATGGAACTACAGGGATAACTGGGCCAAACTGTTCTTCTCTGTAAAGTTTCATATTGGCATTTACGGGATACACAATTGCAGGATATACAAATGATTCCGCAACTTGTCCGCCATTTGGATTAATGACTTTTGCTCCATTCGCAATCGCATCTTCGATACACTCCGTTAGATAAGCAGGTTTATTCAATTCAGGTAGTGGGGTCAACGAGACTCCTTTTTCCCAAGGCATACCAAACTTCAGTTTCTCTACTTCAACTGTCAAGCGTTTCAAGAATTCCTGAGCAATACTGCGGTGTACATACACTATTTTGATTGCTGTACAACGTTGCCCATTGAATGATAGTGAACCTAGCACCGTTTCTGATACGGCCAAATTGAGGTCTGCATCTTTTGTAATAATCGCAGCATTTTTGGCATCTAAACCTAAAATGGCACGAAGACGATTTACTTTTGGATGTAGTTTTTTTAATTCATTTGCGACCTTACTAGATCCAATTAAAGTTAAAACGTTAATTTTTCCAGACTGCATCAAGCTCGGAACAATATTATTACCTCTACCATAGATGGTATTGACCACACCTTTAGGAAAACTTGTTCTGAAGGCATCTAATAAAGGGTAATGTAATAAAGTACCATGCTTAGGTGGTTTGAATAACAGCGTATTCCCCATTATCAATGCCGGTATTAGCGTGGTAAAGGTTTCGTTCAAAGGATAATTGAACGGCCCCATACAAAGTACTACACCTAGTGGTGAACGTCTGATCTGCGCAATGATACCTTGTTCTATCTCGAATCTTGATGATTGTCTATCGATATCTTTTAAAGCGTCGATAGTTGCATAAATGTATTCTACTGTACGATCAAATTCTTTAATAGAATCAGTGAATGATTTTCCGATTTCCCACATGATCAATTTGACAACGATGTCTTTCTTCTCGATCATTTTTTTCGTGAAATTCTCGACACAAGTAATGCGATCAGCGACACTCATTGTTGGCCATTCTCCGCGTCCGTTATCAAAAGCATTAACAGCAGCATCTAACGCAGCCATTGATTCTTTTTCTGTACATACAGGGAAACTACCGATGCGTTTTCGTTGAAGACCATCCTTGGTCTTAACACATATCGGTGAAAAAACTTCATTGATTTGACCTTCCCAAGGAATCATTTCCCCATCAGAAAGGAACTCGCGTTGATCGACTTGTTGTTGAAGCGTAAATTCAGGAGGGATGTTACTCTCCTCGTAGAAAATACTTTCTAATTCTAAGTTCATTTTAGAGTTTAATTTAATTTTGGATTAGGTGTTGAATTATTTATATTATAAAGATACAATATTTTATAAATCTACAAAATTTCCGTTATAAATTTACAATTTTCATTTTTGGAACTAATGCCTTCATGACTACCCACGCAATAAGATAGGCAAAAGCACAAAAGGAAAAAATGATGAAATAACCCGCAGCCTCTCCATTGAACCCCATAAATTTCATTTGTGTTTCTTTAGCATAATCAAAAAGAACACCTGATATTTTGTTGATGATAAATGCACCTAAACCTCCTGCTAAACCACCGATGCCGGTTACTGTAGCAATAGCTTTCTTTGGAAACATGTCGCCGACGGTACAGAAAATATTAGCCGACCAAGATTGATGTGCAGCTCCCGCTATCCCAATAAAGATTACTGGAACCCAATAGGAAATATAGCCTAATGGTTGTGCAAATAATACTATTAATGGAATAAATGCAAAAATTAACATCGCTTTCATTCTGCCATCATAGGGATTCATACCTTTCTTTTCAACAAAGAGTGTGGGCAGATATCCGCCGTAGATGGAGAATAGTGTAATCGCATATAAAACAAAAATAGCGAGTTGTCCCTGTGTATCCGACGACTTAATGTCATACACGCTACTGAGGTAAGCAGGCATCCAAAATAGAAAAAACCACCACACACCATCTGTCATAAATTTTCCAAAGGCAAAAGCCCATGTTTGTTTATGTTTAAAGCATTCGAGGAAAGAGACTCTTATCTTTTCATTGGATTTTTGTTCTTCTGTATGATGAGCAGAGTCTTGTAAGATGTAGGTTAGCTCACTTTCATTAACCTTAGGGTGTTCTTCAGGTTTTTTATACATAAATACCCAAAATCCCATCCATATAAAACCCAGCGCTCCAATAATAATAAAGGACATCTCCCAACCATAGTGTTTGGCAATTGTGGGTATGGTTATGGGTGCTACTAATGCGCCGATGGTTGCCCCTGCATTAAAGATACTGGTCGATAAGCCACGATCTTTTTTTGGGAAATATTCTGCAGTTGCTTTAATTGCCGCAGGAAAGTTCCCCGCTTCTCCTACTGCTAATATAAAACGTGCAAAAATGAATAAGGTGACACTTGTACTGATTACTAAACCAACATCATTAACCGTTGCTATTGCTGCTTTGGACTCCTCGAAGTTAAAAATCCAATTTCCCGTCAGTTGCCCCGCTGTAACGATGCCGCAGAATGCATGAAGAATAGCACCAATTGACCAAATACCAATAGCCCAAAGAAAGCCTTTTTTTGTATCCATCCAATCTACGAAACGTCCTGCAAATAACATGCTTACGGCATAAAATATGGAAAATAAAGCCGTAATGTTTCCGTAGTCGTTGTTTGTCCAGTGAAACTCGGGGCTGATAAAGTCTTTCCAAGTTAAAGAAAGTACTTGCCTATCTAAATAGTTTATAGTGGTAGCAAAAAAAAGGAGGGCACAAACGCTCCAGCGATACTTTGTTGGTTTATTATTGTTCATCTTTTTGGTTTACTTTTTCTATATATTATTGGTATAAAGAAAAATAAGTTTATTGTTTTAACTTCCTAAACAAGTGTATCCATATCTATTGGCAAGTAATTACTTGTTATTTAGGTTGATAAATGGTTATAGATATACGTTAAAGTTAAGGCTTCTAATAATAAGTTGGGCAAAAACAACAGCTTATATTTACGAAAACGTTTTCATTGATATTTTCTTTTAAAGCTGTACGATCTGTAGTCAGTTGTGAAAATTTAGCGTATTTTTTATGAGGTTTCAACAAATATATTCGATAATTTGCTTCTGATTTGAGGAGATATACAGATGGTTCTTTTATGCTTCATATTGGGTTGAGATTAAAATCCAACCATTATTAAGAGCTGTAGCTTAAAAAAATGGTGTAAAGGGATTTGTACCTGTAGCACTTATGTTAACATCAGGAAATGAATGAAAATTTAGAAATATTGAAGAATTGTTTTTGGCTTATTGTTTTTAATCTTTTGTTCTTGTCTAGTGTTGCTCAAGAACAATTAAAGGTGGATACCTCGTTTACAATACAAAATACTTTTGTCAAGGAAAGCAAGAAGAGAGCCTATATTTCTTTGGCGGAAAAAACAGATACTCATGTTTTGAAAATTCGTCAGATTCCTTATAAAAAGACCGTGGATAGGATATTATCATTGGACGCCTACCTCCCTCAAAATTTTGACAGTATTTATCCATGTCTCATTTTGATACATGGTGGAGGATGGCGCTCTGGCAATAAAGAGATGATGGCTACGATGGCGAAGGCCCTGGCTGATAAATATGTGGTGTTGAGTGTAGAATATAGGCTTTCGCTAGAAGCGAAATTCCCTGCTGCTTATGACGATCTGATCGATGCCATTTTATGGGCTAAAAGCCAAAAGCAATTGCCTATTGATATGAAAAGAATTGGGGTTGTCGGCACCTCCTCAGGTGGACAATTGGCTAGTTTGCTGGGGTCAAATACACATAGTAATAAAAAATCATTTGTTAAATCTGTGGTCAATATTGATGGGATTCTTGCTTTTGACCATCCTGAGTCGGAAGAGGGGGAAATGGCTTCATTTTGGTTGGGGGGAACATATCAACAGAATCCTGCACATTGGGACGACGCATCTCCTTTGTTCAAAGTCAATTCGTTAACTGCTCCGACATTATTTTTGAATAGTGCTATTCCTCGTTTCCATGCAGGAAGGAGTGATATGATCAGTAAGATGAATGATTTTGGTATTTATTCTGAGGTTTTTGAATTTGAAGATTCACCACATACATTTTGGTTTTTCAACCCTTGGTTTGGACCAATGGTCGATAAAATGATTGCTTTTTTAGATAAAACACTCTAATTAGCAATTTACCTACATAGATCAGCTGTCCTAGCTGTATTTCAGCTCGATCTAAATCAAGAATAAGGATTGTTTAATTATACTGATTTTTACTTGTTATTATATTGGAATTTTTGTGCTGATTTATCGTTTTCTAAATCATTATATTTGTTTGATGATTGTGATTTATTGCCGTCATCATGAAAACGTTTTTAAGAATGGAATTGAAAGCATTATATCACTTATTTAAGCAATACCCTGTTGTATCGACAGACACACGCCATATTTTACCTGATTCACTTTTTTTTGCATTAAAAGGTTCGAATTTTAATGGGAATGAATTTGCAGAGCAAGCTTTGGCATCTGGTGCGGCATATGCCATCATAGATGAAGAGCAATATCAGCAAGATGATCGGTTTGTATTAGTTGAAAATGTATTGGAGACGCTACAGGCCTTAGCGCATTATCATCGTCGGCAATTGGATATTCCATTTATTGGTGTTACGGGTACTAATGGAAAGACAACAACTAAAGAATTGTTGAATGCTGTTTTATCAAAGAAATTTAAAACGTACGCTACCCATGGTAATTTAAATAACCATATCGGTGTACCACTGACTTTGTTGGCTATAGATCAGCACATTGAAATCGCTATTATTGAAATGGGAGCAAATCATGTTGGTGAAATTGATTTTTTGTGCCGGATAGCCGAACCGACCCATGGACTGATATCTAATGTAGGGAAAGCGCATTTAGAGGGATTTGGTTCTTTCGAGGGTGTAAAGAAAACAAAGGGTGAGCTTTACGATTGGTTGCAAGACAATAAGGGGGCATTATTTTTACAAGCTGACAATCTTTTTCTTACGGAAATGGCTGGACGACGCCAGTTTAAACAGGTGGTGAAATATGGTTTTTCAGACTCTAATGCTGTTATTGGTCGTTTGATTAAAGCAAATCCATTATTACAAATTGAATGGCATCTTCAGGGATCGGAAGATCTTTTTCAAGCAGATACACAACTGACAGGGGCATATAATATTGAAAATTTTTTAGCGGCTATTGCTATTGGGCATTATTTTAATGTTCCACTAGTGAATATCAATGCGGCTATTTCTGAATATAAACCAACAAATAATCGATCCCAAATTACGAAAACTGATCGTAATACGGTGATTTGTGATTATTATAATGCGAATGCAACGAGTATGGAAGCGGCATTGGCGAATATGAGAATCGTAGAGGCAGAACACAAAGTCGTTATTTTGGGCGATATGTTTGAGCTCGGAGCTGAATCTTTTGATGAGCATAAAAAAGTGATTGCGTATGCTAAAACCATTCAGGATGCGCGGTTGATTTTTGTGGGAAAGGCTTTTTGCGAACATAAAGAAATCGGAGGAGAATTTTTTGAAACTACAAATGATGTCAAGATGTCGTTAGCAAATGAACCCATCTCTGATTCCACCATACTCTTAAAAGCATCGAGAGGGATGGCCTTTGAAAAGTTGCTGGAAGTATTATAATCTATCAAAAACAAAGGGCCTAAAG
It includes:
- a CDS encoding MFS transporter yields the protein MNNNKPTKYRWSVCALLFFATTINYLDRQVLSLTWKDFISPEFHWTNNDYGNITALFSIFYAVSMLFAGRFVDWMDTKKGFLWAIGIWSIGAILHAFCGIVTAGQLTGNWIFNFEESKAAIATVNDVGLVISTSVTLFIFARFILAVGEAGNFPAAIKATAEYFPKKDRGLSTSIFNAGATIGALVAPITIPTIAKHYGWEMSFIIIGALGFIWMGFWVFMYKKPEEHPKVNESELTYILQDSAHHTEEQKSNEKIRVSFLECFKHKQTWAFAFGKFMTDGVWWFFLFWMPAYLSSVYDIKSSDTQGQLAIFVLYAITLFSIYGGYLPTLFVEKKGMNPYDGRMKAMLIFAFIPLIVLFAQPLGYISYWVPVIFIGIAGAAHQSWSANIFCTVGDMFPKKAIATVTGIGGLAGGLGAFIINKISGVLFDYAKETQMKFMGFNGEAAGYFIIFSFCAFAYLIAWVVMKALVPKMKIVNL
- a CDS encoding TonB-dependent receptor domain-containing protein; protein product: MKTKLLLTVLFAISTQLLWAAIDVTGRVVNEKNEQMSSVTTYLIHSANNTILKTAVTKEDGQYSFENIAAGSYYVEARMIGYDVKRSAIFNYSNTKQVLADLQLAPSTNTLSEVTVEGKRPLVENKQGKLILNVENSPLAAGNNGLDIVQRAPGVSLDNDNNLQLMGQSGVKVTIDGRQTYMTGEQLATLLKSTDGNQIKAVEVIKSRSAKDDAEGAVGTINIVMKKSRMEGFNGNFSATAGLAEKFRGNTALSLNYKKNNTTYFGSYSYSDERYINRINLERIIANNGVETAFDQKSNLHIKDRTHAYKVGVEQRTSERNVMSLQFNGSNNVELNDNDSKSFIGPNLTTLDSTLTSMSQFREGFNRYSFNFNNEFKIDSTGKKLVLDLDWSKFRNSKKADYDNRLFDLNNELIRDPELLRSQMPIGIDIYVAKLDYNQPLSKTSNLETGVKYSNVKSDNNLLFEEQLDGAWTDIVNRSNHFVYTEQITAGYIDYDNQIGKWGIKAGLRGEYTLSDGHSITENKQVKRDYFDLFPSANLSYDAHENHIFSLGYSRKITRPNYRQLNPFDYFIDKYTSERGNPYLNPQYANELNLNYTLYKKYTVTLGYNAQTDAIVESMGQDSVKNTTWVTRENLGKSNSAFVNLSLPVQVAKFWSSYNNITAVYMNFDGAIAGSVVNNTSVLFQVNSMSSFKLSPSVSAEMNLRYFSPFTYNIYKLESRWDAQIGITKNFKDKRSSLKLAVSDIFNTSNQNLSTNFSSFNTKIRQHQDRRVARLTYTYKFGNLKNVVKKKSTDNEEKQRAQ
- a CDS encoding NADP-dependent glyceraldehyde-3-phosphate dehydrogenase, whose protein sequence is MNLELESIFYEESNIPPEFTLQQQVDQREFLSDGEMIPWEGQINEVFSPICVKTKDGLQRKRIGSFPVCTEKESMAALDAAVNAFDNGRGEWPTMSVADRITCVENFTKKMIEKKDIVVKLIMWEIGKSFTDSIKEFDRTVEYIYATIDALKDIDRQSSRFEIEQGIIAQIRRSPLGVVLCMGPFNYPLNETFTTLIPALIMGNTLLFKPPKHGTLLHYPLLDAFRTSFPKGVVNTIYGRGNNIVPSLMQSGKINVLTLIGSSKVANELKKLHPKVNRLRAILGLDAKNAAIITKDADLNLAVSETVLGSLSFNGQRCTAIKIVYVHRSIAQEFLKRLTVEVEKLKFGMPWEKGVSLTPLPELNKPAYLTECIEDAIANGAKVINPNGGQVAESFVYPAIVYPVNANMKLYREEQFGPVIPVVPFDDLEEPIEYLIESSHGQQVSIFSNNAAVISSLIDPLVNQVSRVNINCQCQRGPDNFPFTGRKDSAEGTLSVVDALRAFSIRSLVAAKFTDENKKILNEIVSSNSSNFLSTKYIF
- a CDS encoding UDP-N-acetylmuramoyl-tripeptide--D-alanyl-D-alanine ligase, producing MKTFLRMELKALYHLFKQYPVVSTDTRHILPDSLFFALKGSNFNGNEFAEQALASGAAYAIIDEEQYQQDDRFVLVENVLETLQALAHYHRRQLDIPFIGVTGTNGKTTTKELLNAVLSKKFKTYATHGNLNNHIGVPLTLLAIDQHIEIAIIEMGANHVGEIDFLCRIAEPTHGLISNVGKAHLEGFGSFEGVKKTKGELYDWLQDNKGALFLQADNLFLTEMAGRRQFKQVVKYGFSDSNAVIGRLIKANPLLQIEWHLQGSEDLFQADTQLTGAYNIENFLAAIAIGHYFNVPLVNINAAISEYKPTNNRSQITKTDRNTVICDYYNANATSMEAALANMRIVEAEHKVVILGDMFELGAESFDEHKKVIAYAKTIQDARLIFVGKAFCEHKEIGGEFFETTNDVKMSLANEPISDSTILLKASRGMAFEKLLEVL
- a CDS encoding alpha/beta hydrolase yields the protein MNENLEILKNCFWLIVFNLLFLSSVAQEQLKVDTSFTIQNTFVKESKKRAYISLAEKTDTHVLKIRQIPYKKTVDRILSLDAYLPQNFDSIYPCLILIHGGGWRSGNKEMMATMAKALADKYVVLSVEYRLSLEAKFPAAYDDLIDAILWAKSQKQLPIDMKRIGVVGTSSGGQLASLLGSNTHSNKKSFVKSVVNIDGILAFDHPESEEGEMASFWLGGTYQQNPAHWDDASPLFKVNSLTAPTLFLNSAIPRFHAGRSDMISKMNDFGIYSEVFEFEDSPHTFWFFNPWFGPMVDKMIAFLDKTL